In the Thauera sedimentorum genome, one interval contains:
- a CDS encoding 3'-5' exonuclease, whose translation MNWLNRLRPARGDASQTSPAAREAVARWQALPQPELGRPHFDTRYVVVNTEATGLDLERDRVLAVGAIAIDGGLIDPRQCYYARLDEDPAGALAGLLSFCGKAPLVVFNAGFNRVALERAWTQWLEIEPEPLWLDLFWLLPAVFRPALDGPTRLAQWMKIFGIETFQRHHALGDAWAIAQLFIALQGRATRQGATTPRALAELERTRRQFTTPV comes from the coding sequence ATGAACTGGCTGAACCGCCTGCGCCCCGCCCGCGGCGACGCTTCGCAGACATCGCCCGCCGCCCGCGAGGCCGTGGCGCGCTGGCAGGCCCTGCCGCAGCCCGAGCTCGGCCGGCCGCACTTCGACACCCGCTACGTGGTGGTCAACACCGAGGCCACCGGCCTGGACCTGGAGCGCGACCGCGTGCTCGCGGTCGGCGCCATCGCCATCGACGGCGGGCTGATCGATCCGCGCCAGTGCTACTACGCGCGCCTGGACGAAGACCCGGCCGGCGCCCTCGCCGGCCTGCTGAGCTTCTGCGGCAAGGCGCCGCTGGTGGTGTTCAACGCCGGCTTCAATCGCGTGGCGCTGGAGCGCGCCTGGACGCAGTGGCTGGAGATCGAACCCGAACCCTTGTGGCTGGACCTGTTCTGGCTGCTGCCGGCGGTGTTCCGCCCGGCACTCGACGGTCCCACCCGGCTGGCGCAGTGGATGAAGATCTTCGGCATCGAGACTTTCCAGCGCCATCACGCGCTGGGCGATGCCTGGGCGATCGCCCAGCTGTTCATCGCCTTGCAGGGACGCGCCACCCGCCAGGGCGCCACCACCCCGCGGGCGCTGGCCGAACTGGAACGCACGCGC
- a CDS encoding DUF294 nucleotidyltransferase-like domain-containing protein gives MTNTAPELLVGASSDFLKRFSPFDRMEADALAFVAQRAVLGFHARGSEVLTPEMGLPRHFYIVQRGKVQARQTAAGETSSLTLGPGECFPIGALSAQRPSTNAYVALEDSFVYQLAADDFIELMRISPVFHLFCTQYIASLLSQSRQQLQSTFAQRAAEQQTMTTPLGDLVKQAPVWVAPETSTRAALEKMAELRIGCMVVCDDAQQPVGILTQSDLLPRVVLPAFNLARPIAEIMTPAPRTLPASASAYDAALDMATHGVRHLLVIDGEGRLAGVVSERDLFSLQRISLRQIRASIETAADIEALQRAATDIRQLALNLIAQGIGAEQLTRFISALNDALTHRIIALALERHDLYGIDYAWLAFGSEGRHEQTLSTDQDNGLVFVCPELVDKEQLKLRLLEFARDVNDDLAACGFPLCKGNIMASNPELCLTPEEWRHRFGKWISEPDPQALLNASIFFDFRVLYGNQRLGDQLRAWLNKTAKANSAFRRMMAVNALQVAPPLGRLRDFVVEDDGTIDLKKSGARLFVDAARIFALHTGVGASGTVQRLRQSAVKMGFPQDEVAAIVDGFHFIQLLRLRSQHLETEHDEPGDNKVHPDALNELDRRILKEAFRQARKLQSRLRLDYQI, from the coding sequence TTCCTCAAGCGCTTCTCGCCCTTCGATCGCATGGAGGCCGACGCGCTGGCCTTCGTCGCGCAGCGGGCGGTACTCGGCTTCCACGCCCGCGGCAGCGAAGTGCTCACGCCCGAGATGGGCCTGCCGCGCCACTTCTACATCGTCCAGCGCGGCAAGGTGCAGGCCCGCCAGACCGCCGCCGGCGAGACCTCCAGCCTCACCCTGGGGCCGGGGGAGTGCTTCCCGATCGGCGCCCTGTCGGCCCAGCGGCCGTCCACCAACGCCTACGTCGCGCTGGAAGACAGCTTCGTATATCAGCTCGCCGCGGACGACTTCATCGAGCTGATGCGCATCAGCCCGGTCTTCCACCTGTTCTGTACCCAGTACATCGCCAGCCTGCTCAGCCAGTCGCGCCAGCAGCTGCAGAGCACCTTCGCGCAGCGCGCCGCCGAGCAGCAGACCATGACCACGCCGCTGGGCGACCTGGTCAAGCAGGCGCCGGTGTGGGTGGCCCCTGAGACCAGCACGCGCGCGGCGCTGGAGAAGATGGCCGAACTGCGCATCGGCTGCATGGTGGTGTGCGACGACGCCCAGCAGCCGGTGGGCATCCTCACCCAGAGCGACCTGCTGCCGCGCGTGGTGCTGCCCGCCTTCAACCTCGCCCGGCCGATCGCGGAGATCATGACGCCCGCGCCGCGCACGCTGCCGGCCAGCGCCTCGGCCTACGACGCGGCGCTCGACATGGCCACCCACGGCGTGCGCCACCTGCTGGTGATCGACGGCGAAGGCAGGCTCGCCGGCGTGGTGTCCGAGCGCGATCTCTTCAGCCTGCAGCGCATCAGCCTGCGTCAGATCCGCGCCAGCATCGAGACCGCGGCCGACATCGAGGCCCTGCAGCGCGCCGCTACCGACATCCGCCAGCTCGCCCTCAACCTGATCGCCCAGGGCATCGGTGCAGAGCAGCTCACCCGCTTCATCTCCGCGCTCAACGACGCCCTCACCCACCGCATCATCGCGCTCGCGCTGGAGCGCCACGACCTCTACGGCATCGACTACGCCTGGCTGGCCTTCGGCTCGGAGGGCCGTCACGAGCAGACCCTGTCCACGGACCAGGACAACGGCCTGGTCTTCGTCTGCCCCGAACTGGTCGACAAGGAGCAGCTCAAGCTGCGCCTGCTGGAGTTCGCCCGCGACGTGAACGACGACCTCGCCGCCTGCGGCTTCCCGCTGTGCAAGGGCAACATCATGGCCAGCAACCCGGAGCTCTGCCTCACCCCCGAGGAGTGGCGCCACCGCTTCGGCAAGTGGATCAGCGAACCCGACCCGCAGGCCCTGCTCAACGCCTCGATCTTCTTCGACTTCCGCGTGCTCTACGGCAACCAGCGCCTCGGCGACCAGCTGCGCGCCTGGCTCAACAAGACCGCCAAGGCCAACTCCGCCTTCCGCCGCATGATGGCGGTGAACGCCCTGCAGGTCGCCCCGCCGCTCGGCCGCCTGCGCGACTTCGTGGTCGAGGACGACGGCACCATAGACCTGAAGAAATCCGGCGCGCGCCTCTTCGTCGACGCCGCCCGCATCTTCGCGCTGCACACCGGGGTGGGTGCCAGCGGCACGGTGCAGCGCCTGCGCCAGTCGGCGGTGAAGATGGGATTCCCGCAGGACGAGGTGGCCGCCATCGTGGACGGCTTCCACTTCATCCAGCTGCTGCGCCTGCGCTCGCAGCACCTGGAGACCGAGCACGACGAGCCGGGCGACAACAAGGTGCATCCGGACGCGCTCAACGAGCTCGACCGCCGCATCCTCAAGGAAGCCTTCCGCCAGGCCCGCAAGCTGCAGTCGCGCCTGCGCCTGGACTACCAGATATGA